The following proteins come from a genomic window of Coffea arabica cultivar ET-39 chromosome 11c, Coffea Arabica ET-39 HiFi, whole genome shotgun sequence:
- the LOC140016537 gene encoding uncharacterized protein — protein METAEHMLLFCKNAKLTWRIAPLQWDGLNGMRINIVRWWEGLIEAKRRDMGQEHVTLIVNIMWQIWKARNRKVFSEDKVDAGLMIQKEQMEWIEFIKAQNSGGGDYIEQTNHSTTFEHWKPLGRGVVKINIDAAFAKGMDRSGLGIVARDWKGRTMKAWAKI, from the coding sequence ATGGAGACAGCGGAGCATATGCTATTATTTTGCAAGAATGCTAAACTCACATGGAGAATAGCACCACTACAATGGGATGGTTTAAATGGCATGAGGATCAACATTGTTAGGTGGTGGGAAGGATTAATAGAAGCAAAAAGAAGGGATATGGGACAAGAACATGTTACACTAATTGTAAATATTATGTGGCAGATTTGGAAAGCAAGGAATAGAAAGGTCTTCTCCGAAGATAAGGTAGATGCAGGACTTATGATACAAAAAGAACAGATGGAGTGGATAGAATTCATAAAAGCCCAGAACAGTGGAGGAGGAGATTACATTGAGCAAACAAATCATTCAACTACTTTTGAACACTGGAAACCACTAGGTAGAGGAGTAGTGAAAATCAATATAGATGCCGCTTTTGCAAAAGGAATGGATAGAAGTGGACTAGGAATTGTGGCAAGAGACTGGAAAGGAAGAACAATGAAAGCATGGGCAAAGATTTGA